ATCATGACGATTAAAGAACAACTTTTTCAAGAAATTGAGTCAGCACCAGATAACCTCATCGCTGAAACACTTAATTTTTTGCGTTTCTTAAAAACAAAAGAAACTCAAGCACAACCAAAATTAAATCAAGCAGAATCTACTACAATACCTACAGCGAATTCCACAGGAATAACACTTATAGAACATCTAAAAACCATAGGTACTTGGGAAGGCAATGATTTAGAGGAGTGTCTGAGGCTAGTCATAGCTAGTCGTGGTCAAGCGAAATTTGATGATAATAATCCTTTTGAATAATGTACTTACTCGATACAAATCACTGTAGTCTTGCTATTTTAGGAAATATCAATATATTAAATCGTCTGCTTGAGGTTGAAAATAGTTTAATTTCAACCTGCGTTATTGTGCAGGGAGAATTGATAGATATGGCAGTGCGCTCTCAAAGACAACAAAGTAACTTAGCACTAATCGTAAATTTTCTGAGAGGTATATATATCCATAATATTGAAAAAGAAACTGCTAATATCTACGGACAACTTAAAGCTGATTTATTCGATCGATTTGCACCCAGAGAAAAAAACAAGCGGAGAAAAACTAAAATAACTGACTTAGGTTTTGGTGAAAATGACTTGTGGATTGCGGCGATTGCTCTACAGCACAATCTTACCATCGTCTCAGCCGATAGCGATTTTCAGCGTATTCAAGAAGTAAGAACATTATCTCTAGAATCTTGGCTGACAAGTTGAAAAATTGTATTTATTTTTTATTCAAAATTTTAAAAAGTATTATTTGACACTTGACGACACTTCCGGCAACATAATATAGACAGTTAATTGCCTGCTGTATCTTTTAAAAGGAGTAGTAATCCACCATGCCAGTTAATACTCCTGCCGAAGTGCGTAACCAGCTTACCCATGCCCTCCAAATCGACTTGGTAGGACCCACACCCAAGGATACCATTTACGCTCGTGAAGTCTTAACCCAAGCCCCTTCTAAGTGGTATCTCACCGGATTTATAGTGCCGTTTGGCGCTCCCAGCGAATTGCGAGCCGATGAAACAGCAAATGACGATCTCGACCAAATCAGTACCAGCGATGTAGCTGAAGATGCAGCAACACCGGAAACAGCCTCCGCGAGAAAAGCCTTTTTCCCCTCTTCCATTGGCTTAAGCTTTCTCGTGTCGGCAGATACTCAAGAATTAGATGTTACGGTAAATTGGGGCGATTATATCTGTAAGTTAGAGGAAACCCCATCGGATAATTTAGATAATTCAGAGAGCGAAGCCGAAAAAATCTCGATCGAATTATGGGAACGCATCCCCCAATCCGTAAACCTACCCATTACCCTACCCAAAGATAAGCAGAAAAAACAGGTGGATATTCCTGGTGGTAGCGGTTTGCAGTTATTTATATCCTGTCGAAGAGTTCGTTCCCAAAATCTGCCCCCAGGAACCCGTTCTGTTTCCGTATTTCTAGTTAACTATCGCACTCACGATAACAGTAAAAAGCGGGATACAAGTTGCGCTTTCCAAGCCAGCTTACAAATTCGTAATTCCCAAGGCTTTGTTCCCCGTCCCGACCTGCGCGGACAAAATAGCTTAGATTGGGATGAAGCTGTCGCCAGTTTGCAATACCGTCACGATTGCGAATTTGCCGTCGGTCATAACGTCTCAGCCATTACAACCCCTGAAGATGGCGAATGTCAAGAAATTTCCACCACCTGGATACCGCAAGCAGAAGTCCCCAGAGTCGAACCAGCTGATATTCCCGGTTTGGAATTATCAATGGAAACCCTCGCAGCAGCCCCCGACGCTGAAACCCTGCGCCGCACGCTCAATCCAATGGTGACTGAATATACCCAATGGATAATCAAGCAACAAACCGCAGCACCAAAGGAACCACAATCAGCAAAAGTAGCAGCAGACTTGTTAAACCGTGCCAGGAAAATATGCGATCGCATTACATCTGGACTACAAGCACTGGATGACCCTTTAATATTAGAAGCATTTCAAATCGCTAATCGAGCGATCGCTACAGCCCGAAGACAACGACTTACCCACGATACCGATAATATATCACCCGAAGACTTACCAGCCCCCAAATGGCGACCGTTTCAGTTGGCATTTTTGTTATTAAATATAGTTAGTATTGCCAAAGAAGAAGATGCAGACAGGGAAGTTGTGGATTTGCTATTCTTCCCCACAGGAGGTGGTAAAACCGAAGCCTATCTGGGTTTAGCTGCATTTACCCTAGTTTTGCGCCGTTTGCGCGACCCCAGTATCTACTCCGCAGGTCTTAGCGTCCTCATGCGCTACACCCTACGTCTTCTCACCCTCGATCAACTCGAACGGGCTGCTACTTTGATATGTGCGTTGGAAATCGAACGCCAAAGCAATCCCAAATTAGGCAATCACCCCTTTGAGATTGGGCTGTGGGTAGGACAAAGTGCCACACCAAATAAAATGGGCAGCAAAGGCGATAAGGACGATAATTCGGCATATACCCGCACCCTAGCCTACCAACGAGACAACAAAGCCAAACCGAAACCAGTCCCCCTCGAACGCTGTCCTTGGTGCGGTGCAGAGTTAACAACCAACTCCTTTCATCTCTTACCCAACAAAGATACACCAACCGATTTACGCTTGATTTGTGTAGGGACAAAAAAACGCGCTGACGGCAAACCGGCTTGTGTTTTTAGAAGAAATAATTATTTACCCTTGATTGCAGTTGATGAACAAATATATCGCCGCTTACCCTGTTTTATCATCGCCACAGTTGACAAATTCGCTAATTTACCCTGGGTGGGTCAAACCGGAGCGCTATTTGGTAAAGTCACCCATTACAGCGATCGCGACGGATTTTATGGAACTGGCGATACTAAAATCAAAGGTAGTCCCCTAGAAAAAAGATTACCTCCCCCCGATTTAGTCATTCAAGACGAATTACACTTAATATCGGGACCATTAGGAACAATGGTAGGGCTTTACGAGACTGCGATCGATGCTTTATGTAGTGTCCCCAGTAGTATTTCTCAACAAGACAAAATAATCCGTCCGAAAATAATTGCCTCCACAGCCACCGTTCGCCGTGCAGACCGTCAAATCCAAGCATTATTCGGACGTACCCAAGTAGATATTTTCCCCGCACCAGGTCCCGATCGCCACAATTCCTTTTTTGCCAAAACCATTTTTACCAACGAATCCCCCGGTCGTCTTTATGTTGGTGTGGCAGCACAGGGACGCAGTTTAAAGGTTGTATTATTGCGAACATATTTAGCATTGCTAGGAGCCGCCCAAAAAGCTTGGGAATCAGCCGGAGGCAAGAAAAATCCGAATAACCCCGCCGACCCCTACATGACACTTCTGGGTTATTTTAATTCCCTGCGGGAGCTAGGTGGTAGTCGCCGTCTAGTTGAAGATGAGGTAAATTCTCGACTCACCCAGTATGGAGATAGATACAGATATGGAGAAACCACGGGTTTA
The Calothrix sp. 336/3 DNA segment above includes these coding regions:
- a CDS encoding type II toxin-antitoxin system VapC family toxin; amino-acid sequence: MYLLDTNHCSLAILGNINILNRLLEVENSLISTCVIVQGELIDMAVRSQRQQSNLALIVNFLRGIYIHNIEKETANIYGQLKADLFDRFAPREKNKRRKTKITDLGFGENDLWIAAIALQHNLTIVSADSDFQRIQEVRTLSLESWLTS
- the drmA gene encoding DISARM system helicase DrmA, with the protein product MPVNTPAEVRNQLTHALQIDLVGPTPKDTIYAREVLTQAPSKWYLTGFIVPFGAPSELRADETANDDLDQISTSDVAEDAATPETASARKAFFPSSIGLSFLVSADTQELDVTVNWGDYICKLEETPSDNLDNSESEAEKISIELWERIPQSVNLPITLPKDKQKKQVDIPGGSGLQLFISCRRVRSQNLPPGTRSVSVFLVNYRTHDNSKKRDTSCAFQASLQIRNSQGFVPRPDLRGQNSLDWDEAVASLQYRHDCEFAVGHNVSAITTPEDGECQEISTTWIPQAEVPRVEPADIPGLELSMETLAAAPDAETLRRTLNPMVTEYTQWIIKQQTAAPKEPQSAKVAADLLNRARKICDRITSGLQALDDPLILEAFQIANRAIATARRQRLTHDTDNISPEDLPAPKWRPFQLAFLLLNIVSIAKEEDADREVVDLLFFPTGGGKTEAYLGLAAFTLVLRRLRDPSIYSAGLSVLMRYTLRLLTLDQLERAATLICALEIERQSNPKLGNHPFEIGLWVGQSATPNKMGSKGDKDDNSAYTRTLAYQRDNKAKPKPVPLERCPWCGAELTTNSFHLLPNKDTPTDLRLICVGTKKRADGKPACVFRRNNYLPLIAVDEQIYRRLPCFIIATVDKFANLPWVGQTGALFGKVTHYSDRDGFYGTGDTKIKGSPLEKRLPPPDLVIQDELHLISGPLGTMVGLYETAIDALCSVPSSISQQDKIIRPKIIASTATVRRADRQIQALFGRTQVDIFPAPGPDRHNSFFAKTIFTNESPGRLYVGVAAQGRSLKVVLLRTYLALLGAAQKAWESAGGKKNPNNPADPYMTLLGYFNSLRELGGSRRLVEDEVNSRLTQYGDRYRYGETTGLFVNRKIDDEPEELTSRVSTNKVANTKRRLALACNEKESVDVALATNMISVGLDITRLGLMVVLGQPKTAAEYIQTSSRVGRDANKPGLVVTLLNVHRPRDRSHYERFQIWHNTFYRAVEATSVTPFSPRAIDRGLAGVTVALARLGISDMTAPLGATQVDRYRQELEFVVETISKRAEAHNPDLNAVTADTLRQEIRRSVIDLIDTWERIAERDRRLQYQPNEVEMVPPLLLDALDPEIEKKSTEQQKFKAQRSLRDVEPVVKLLVRDPGGLEVEGEEP